GCCACTGCAGCGTTCTGCAGTctgtgatgtttattttatggTCTGACATAGAGTTCGTCTCTTGATGTCATGCTGAGCTGCGGTACTGATgagttttgtgatgttttgatcTTAGGGGTCACTGACAATGTCATGGTCGGGCAGGAGAGTCGACTGTATGGAACAAGGAAAGACTCGTGGTAAGAAACGCTCATACAGGTTACCACAGGAAAAAACACTTGACTTTGAAAGCCTGGAAAAACCAACCGACTATTGAGAAACTAAGAATGGGATTTTTGTCTCAGAACGCCAGGGTTCTTGTCTCATCTACCAGACAACTTGAAGCGGGTTAAAATATTCTGCAATTTTACAACAAAAACTTTAATGTTTAACTTCTCAAAAGCAGCCTCTTGTGATTTTACAgttaatgttataatgttattttgACATGGTCTCAGATGGCCCTTCATCTATTCTACAGCAATTCAATAATTGTTGCATTTTTGCAGACATTTCCTAGGAAAGAAAATACTCAAATGTCGTGCGTTGCAATACATTTTTGTCAGGTTTGGGtttaactgtctttttttcGCCCCTCGACAGTCTGATCATGGATCTCGAGTGTACATCCTGCCAATCTGTCATCGGCATGGTTTACACGTCCACGCCGAGGCAACTGGACCACAAGAGATTTGCTTTCTATTTCAATGTTGCAAGCATTGACAGGTACGTTCACTGTTAGAGACGGATGTTTCCTTTTTTAGGGAAGATTTTATTCTCGTTTTACTTGGTTTTAAAAGTCACACTGGAATGTAatttacaataaacaaaagttCACTCTCTTTTTGACCTTACTGATAAGCAAGGTAACCACAGCAAACACTGAGGTTTCATGGTCAGGTACCATGTAAGGATATTCAGCATCAGCAATCTGCTTCTGTATACAATATTTGTTGTACTTCGTAAATTAAACTCTGTACATTATCtgagaatgtaaaaaaaaaaagggcatacacttaaaaacatggacacaattttctgaaatcagaatcagaagagctttattgccaagtacgatttgcacatacaaggaatttgttctggtgtcattggcgcataacaagcatacaaaattttcaaaagtgaacagtaaacgtatatatacacagtatataagtgtttttaaagatgaaaaagagcactacagaaagagcagtaaagagcagtacgactgggcagaagtgagtaacagtgcaaggtgcaaagttcacagtaatgacgttaatataacgcataaaaaggatgtaatgataatgtgacatgtagaggcagaggaggagtgtgaggagtcagagtgtcggggGGGACTTGTGGACACAATTTTGTGCCAGTCAAGTATTCTTTAAATTTAAGAAACAAGAGCATTAATTCTGTACATcagaacaaaaatataaaaatgattatgattattgGCTTTGGTTATGGAAGTTAACATGATCATTTCTTCTCATTTGTTTAGGGAAACAGAGTAAAATAAGGTgaattaaaattttattttattttattttttcaggttTGGTTAGAAAATGCATCGGAAACAAACTGCAAATTAATTTATCATGAAACACAGTGGTACTTTTTTTTGAGGCGCAAGAGTAAATGAAATTGAAGCCCATATGATTGACATAATTGTGAatcaaaactgaaaacagaatTGCTCGTGTGTCATTAGGGGTTCAAGGGTTAATTGCACATTTATGATTCCTGTGCTTGCATTTACTGCCTTATcaaaaaactgtatattattttcCAGCTATGTTCTTGGCTCGGCAAACCAAATGTTGGCAGCAGAGGGCCCCGAAGAGCAGCCGGTCACACTGGAGCACAGAGGCATTGTTGAACAACAGCTAACGGAGGTaaatcactgatgctgctgctgctgcttctctttgtTTGGCTCCTCTGTGAGATAAAATCCTACACCTTTCAgacacattataataataaaaaaaaaccacacacaataataacaaggcaattaaaaacaaaataaataagatatttatctgctgtaaaaaattTTAGTGAATAAccatcactgtttttttccagttcAGGGGAAGTTAAATCCTTAAAACATTACGTCAGTTTGTTATAGCAGGGggaagtagtaaaaaaaaccaacctcCTGACGGTAAATGTAACTCGACTCATTGATTACCAAAGCACAGGTTGGACTAACGATGACATCAGCTTCATTCTGGGAAGCCCTCACTGCTGTGATGTGCAGACTCTTGTATCAGACATGACCTCATCCCGTCATGTCAGCCCCTTATGCTGAAACCCTTATCAATATACCAATACTATTAGTAAATTGTCTGTACAAATTAATTGCAATATCCAGAGCTTGTATTCACTTGTATTACACTTTTTGTGTTACTCCTTCCCTTGTTTCATCCATGCAGTTATTACAAGTGTCAAATGAGTGTATTTTCTTATGAAAATGGTGATGGAATtcacattttctcaatggatTCCCACAGTTGATCCAAATCATTCctttgttcaaataaaaaaaagaaatccacctATTCTCAATTTGGCCACTAGGGGGAGATAGCACCGCAGCACTGTGTGCAAGGGGGACAATAGATGGAGATGGGGAGCATGTTGAGGAATCTTTGTtaagaggaaaaacatgttttgatccggaatgtttttgtcactgtagCAGCGTCTATAACCCACAGTGTGGCTTTGtcgtttgtctttttttaaaatttttttttactgtgcttCCTGAAATTCCTGCAGGTAACATATGATTTATCGTCCCATGCCATGTAATCTCCACAACAGTAAATTTTTAAACAGGTTCAACGCGCTTGTATAACGAGGTGAAACAACAGACTAGTTGTACACGAGCAGCTGAGTGGTAAGTGACTCGGGCGCGTGCAGAGACTCTGTGTCTCCTTGCATGGGTTTAAAAGCACTGTAAATACTGAGCCATGCATTATTCTGTCAACGACTTCTTCACTTAGTCACCACGTGTATAATTATCTCATGTCGTCTGTTCTAGTTTTGTGACCCACCAAAACAACGCGATGTCATGTGATACTGTTGCTACACCAATGTGTTACctagcaaataaaaataaataaataaaatggctACATAATACATTGACAATTTGACTGCACACGGATTCAACAGATTTATAATTAAGACAATTATGTTATTAAATCCTTTCACAAGTGATTAAGTTGTTTTACCTGTAAGCATCtggttttccagcttcttaaatgttaatatttgctccatataacaaagaaagcaTTCAAACGGAATCATTTCGTTGACGTttaaaggtttgggaaacactcaATTAATGGAAAAAGTTGCTGATAGACTAATGATTTTAGCCTTAAATGGTTAAGTCTAAACAAGCAGTGCTGCAATATGTTTGTCTGAATAAAGTCTACAGGCTAAAATCGGCACAATACTACATTTAGAAATATCTGGTAACCTGTCTTTGAGATGTGTTGTTACTCGTTGAGCAATCGCTCATGACAGTTTGGGAAGAAAACCGTCTGTGTTCGCTGGGAAAAACAACTCAGCGCTTTCCAAAACTGATGGAAAGTATTGATAGGAAACTTCAAAGAAAAACCTAACAAGTCGACAGATGTTATTCAAGATAAAGCCAGGTTTTAATTTGGCTCTGTCTGCAGCGACAATGATGAACCACTTATCTCAAGAAAGACGAGAGTTACAGTCAGTGCTGCGATTGTTCAGGAGAACAAATGGAGAAATGATTCTATTCAGTCGTTGAAGTTTCTCTGTTGTggaacattttctgtttccaCAGTTGAAATGACTGTCAATCGAATAACTTTGGACAAAACATGCAGACATCACCTGAGGCTACTGGAGCTATTCACTACACAAGGGAAATAGTCAATTACTCCGAAAAATAATTGACTATTATAATACGATTGGATGGAAATAGCCAGTATTGCAGCGCTGACTTATTTAGTTCAATAATGTTCCCTTGATCTtgaagaaaacactgacatttgtcAGAATAATGGTTCAGTGATGTTGCTCTTTTCCTTTAAATTAAACTTCGCAGACAAATCCCCACCCTCAAGTCACGGCATATAAAGCAACTAGTTGTAATGACTTCTTCGTTATCTGGAGCAAGGAAATGagaaaacattcatatttaagaGACTGTAAAAACTGTCTCTTAAGTGCTTGTTTCAATTAAAATATAGCAATACAAAAGTGGAAGAAAGCACAAAAGGATAAAAATCAGTCTTAGTTATCTGAATCTGTAATTAATGATGAGCGGATACACTACTTGGTATTGATGTCGGGCTCACACTGGCCAAATAACTGGATCCGATTTGGGAAAAATAGTGAAGTAAAATCTGACATTGTCCATAAATCCTTAATATGAGACTCACATACTTCACTAAATTCAGGCTGAACGGTGTAAAGAGAAATTGTCTGCAGTCGTTTTACAAATGGCTCGTTACAGCTTGGTAGTAAATGCCTCAGCACAGCTGTTGTATTACAAGATCAGAAATAAAATCCTTTAATACATGTAACACCAACAGGCTGAAAGCCGGAGCTTTCGATGTATCGCTCTCtaaatgtctctctgtgtctaaAATGCCGTTTAAAGGGGCATCAGTTGGCTCTGTGTCGTCAGGGGACGCCGAGATGTGAAGCTGTACGTGTAtaaatgtattctgtgtgtCTGACTCGCAGACATCCGTGCCCTCAGTGACCTGACCTCCCCACACGCTTCTTTCATACTCATCCACCTcattctcctcctttttcaAATTATCCcgactcctccctcccttcttccTTCCTCGCTGCGTCCCACCTGTCCAATTTCCTCCTCcatttctcccccctctcttccctctttACAGAATCTACCATATCCACCCCCTTTTCCGTCCTCACTTTTCAGCATTTACTCCACCCTTTTCCCATTCACCTGCAACACTGAAACTCTCCCCCCCTTttctcccccccaccccatcCTTTCCCAGATGAAAATGCTGGTCCTGTCCATGGCGCAGAGGCTGGAGGAAATCGAAGTTGCCACTCAGGAGGAATGTGACGGGGTGTGACGGTGATGGAGGTCAGCCTGTATGGGTGGTTCTCATCCaggtgtatttgtttattttcacacgTATACCCTCACTCATTGCATTTACATTAAAGCTCCCTCTTAAGTTTTAATTCAAGGACGTTCCCCTCAGTAACACATTTCGTCTTCGCCTCACCttgtacccacacacacacacacgcacgtagCCTCCACGGCGCTTTGTTCTGATTACCGATGGCGAAACAAAGACTGCCTGCACTTGTAATCAATCACGCTGTCAGCTCGGCCCCAGCGGCTCGTGGCACCATCTCCTCTCCATGCCTCAGTGCAGAGCCAGTCTACTACAGCGAGAGCAGAATGTTTATTTGGGCAGGATCTCATCAGGCAGGCTGCACACTCAGCACTATAACGGTATCGATCGGGACACTCAAGGccacaaatgtgtttctttgtccTCGTTCTTTGTTCGCTCCTCACATATGGGTTCTTGGAGGGAGACCGGATCACTGGGATACATGTTTGCCATGGTCACACCTGAACAAAAATCGAATTAACTAAAAATTGTATTAATACCTGTTTCCAAATATTGCCAGAACTGGATTATACTGAtaatttttttggtttgttcattgacgtttttgtatttttgtgtaataaaaaaaaaaaatgcaaatttttCCTAAAATGGAGCAATTATGtgagttttaattaaaaaaaaacaagttcaaaccATCAGGATAATCTCAttaaatgtttctctctctctgagaaaGTCAATCAGGTTGTCTTAAGAATTAAACTGAAACGTTTAAGGTCGTTTGAGTTCAGAGGGCAGGGTCAATTATGTGGTAATATGCACGCGTGTTTGTTTACCAACTGACCTCTAATGTGCCCAGCAACACTTTCTACCCAGGCGGGAAACAAGCGCCACGCTGTAcagctctccctccctccctccctccctcatccaCGAGGTTTCATCAGCCTCGCAGAACAACAACAGCCAGAAACGGCCAACCAACACGCTGTATCCAAGGGCAGGTTGCGATGGCAACTGTGAGCACGTGCTACGCTGAGTGCCTGTTGCCATCTCGTCATCCCCGTGCACTGCCGGAGGAACAGCCAGCCAGCTCGCTCGTCCGCACGCCTGTCAACAGACGTTGCTTAGGCACATACGTGGGGAGAGGAGTAACCACCCACCCCCCTCATTCACTCCTTAATCCCTGCGTGGTGTTTTTCCTCCCTCACCCTTCCTTCTCCCTCCCCCTTCCATATGATTTCTGCCCTCCCTCAAATGTAGGAGgacagtcaaaacaacaacaacaaacaggccacatggtttttgttgtttctgctggTGTTGTTGCCTCTATCCAGTCCTCATCCTGcactggttgtgtgtgtgtggttgtccAGAtgtgtgctcctcctcctcctccctgtaaCACGCTCATTTTGGAGAACAGGTcccagcttcttttttttttgttcttccatTCAGATCCAGTAGAGCATTAAGCCTGCGAGGTGAATGACCTCTGAACTCGTGTAGCCcctcttatatatatatgtatatatatatatagacactgTGTTGCTGGATGCGTTGCACCGCTCAGTGCAATTATTGCACCGGATTCACCTCGTTCACCTCTTAAGTCTCAGCCAATCATTGCCACTCAAACCAAAACcgacacgcgcacacacatgcatccgccggttcatccacacacactctgcagggACAAAGGATGAATAATGCAGAGGTAGCGTCTGAGTGAAAGTCGCCTCCCCTCTTTCCCTTCCTTTTCACCTTCCCTAAGCAATAAGGAAGCAATGTTGCCATGGAGGCAATGAAGCCTCGGCGCACCGGCAGCCAATTACAGCGGCCGCTGTGTGGAACACCGGACCAATGGCTGATCAGTCTTGTGCTGCTGTTGCCACAGACACTGAGCTCCCATTGGCTCAGATCCGCTCTTTGATTTAATTTCTGATCTTGTTTTAGAGAGCAGAAAATATCTCAAGGAGTGCCACCTGTGTGCCAACttacaaaatgtttgttttcatggaaGGAAAAGGATTGTGGGAAGAATTAGGCCTATGTGAGGAAATGAAGTCAGTGTTTTCTGCAATAGAGCAATAAGGTAAATT
This genomic stretch from Solea senegalensis isolate Sse05_10M linkage group LG13, IFAPA_SoseM_1, whole genome shotgun sequence harbors:
- the mis18a gene encoding protein Mis18-alpha, with protein sequence MADRETMSKTKHRQKKLDITFETSSTDSTFCGFFKKHQQKTGNGSIDSSVVEERLFGHAEEDVDDGPVVFICGKCKLPVGDSLSWDGSDDGQNQIRLKRVTDNVMVGQESRLYGTRKDSCLIMDLECTSCQSVIGMVYTSTPRQLDHKRFAFYFNVASIDSYVLGSANQMLAAEGPEEQPVTLEHRGIVEQQLTEMKMLVLSMAQRLEEIEVATQEECDGV